GGCATGGTACGTCCGCAACGAGCACTATTTTGTCATGCGGCTCCGCAACCACGATCATGCTGGTGAAATGGATTACGACGACGCCGAGCACGACCGCCAGACGTTCGAGCGGCTGTGGGTTCCGGCGGCGGAGGCCGAGGCGATGATGAGCTTTGAACCAGCGCGGAGTTTCGTGCGGCAGGCGGTGGGGTGGTGGAGGGAGAGGAGAGATTAGACGCTTCGCGTAGAGAATTGGAGATTAGAGATTGGAGAGACGGGCCACACTCTAAACTCTAACTCACCCCTTTGTTCCCTCCCAACTTCTCAGGTAAGATTGCCCTCGCACGCGCCGTCTATTAAGAGGAACGGCGCGTGTTGTGTTATAGTTGCGTGGTATTTTGAAATTGGAGTTCGGCGATTAAAATCGCGGCAACATAAGGCGAAGTCGGCTTGCGCCGACTAGTCCACGCAGGTGGACTTGGCTTTTGTAGGCGCGGTTTCCAATTGCCGGCCCTATATCTATGGCAATAAAACTTTCTCGACGCGAATTCATCAAACTCTCATCCATCACCCTCGGCGCGATGGCCTTCGGCACGTTGTCGCCTAATGACTTGCGCCTGGCCGCGCCGCTCACCCGGTTGGGTCGGGTGACGATCGCCTCGGCCCGGGTGATCACCCGGCCCAATCCTCAGGGCGAGCAGGTGACTTATAAATACCGCGATGACATCGTGGAGATTTACCGGGCGGTAGTCGGCGAAGGCTGGTTCCCACACAATAACGTCTGGTTTGAAATTCCCGAAGGTTACATCTACTCGTCGGGCGTCCAGCCGGTGAAGAACGAGACTCATACACCCATCACCGTTCTTCCAGAAGACGGCTTCTACGGCGAGATCACTGTTCCTTACACCGAGTCGCGGGCGGCGGCGGATTCCAACTCGCCCATCGTCTACCGTCTCTACTACAGCACTGTGCTCAAGATTGACAAGATCGAAACCGGGCCGGACGGCATTGTGTGGTATCACGTGGAAGACGACCAGGGCAAGAGTTTCTGGGCGCAGGGCCGGCACACCCGCCTCATTACCGCCGATGAAATTGCGCCCATCTCGCCGAACGCGAGCAACAAGCGCATCGTGGCCGATGTCGGCACGCACTGGCTCTCGGCTTTCGAAGGCAAGACCGAGGTGTTTCGCACCAAGATCGCTTCCGGCGCAACGTTTTTTGAGCCGGATGGAAGCAAGCGCGCGGCGCTGACTCCCGGCGGCGTTCATCCCATTTGGAGCAAGCGCATCTCGCGCCACATGACGGGCGGCACGGCCACCAACGGCTTCGACCTGCCGGGCATCGGCTGGGTGTCGTACTTTGCCAGCAGTGGCGCGGCCATTCATTCAACTTACTGGCACAACGATTACGGGCGGCCCCGTTCACACGGTTGCCTCAACTGCCCACCGGCGGCCTCCAAGTGGCTCTTTCGCTGGACAACGCCCGAGGTGACTTATATTCCGGGCAACGTCACCGTAGAGTGGCCGGGCGGCACGCGGGTTGAGATTCAGGGCACGCCGCCGCCGCTTACCAACAACGAAGGTGGATAGATTATGAATCCTGTAGCTGTCTCTACCGAGAAGCCGACTCTGAACCAGCGGCTGACGGTGTTTGTGCACGCCGTGCTGTTTGTGTTTGGCTTTTCGCTGGTGTTCGTCGTGGGCTGGGGCGGCGCTGTCACCTTGCTGGGCGAACTGTTCGGCCAATTTAAGTCGGTCATCGCCCAAATCGGCGGCTTTGTCATTATCCTGTTCGGCTTCGCCACCCTCGGCGTCATCAAACTTCCCTGGCTCTATTACGCCGACACCCGCCCGCAATTCCAGAATCAACGCAACGGCTTCCTGGCCTCGGCCCTCATGGGCATTTTCTTCGCCGCCGGTTGGACGCCCTGCGTAGGCACCACCCTCGGCGCTATTCTCACTCTGGGCCTCAGCCAGCAATCGGTGGGCCAGGCCATGATCTTGTCCAGCGGTTACGCCCTCGGCCTCGGCCTGCCTTTCCTGGCCATTGGCCTGGGCATGGATCGAGCCGCCCAATTTGTCCGCCGCTTCCGCAAACACATGCGCACCATCGAAATCATCAGCGGCCTCTTCCTCATCCTCATCGGCCTGATCATGTTCACTAACAACCTGAGTTGGATCGCCATCTGGGCACAACGCAACGGCTTGTTCCTCGACGTGACTTTCGGCCAGTCGGCAGTGCCCAGCTACCCGGTGGCGATTCTGGCCGGACTGCTTTCGTTCCTGTCGCCGTGCGTCCTGCCGCTTGTCCCGGCCTACATCGGCTATTTGAGCGGCCACGCCTTCGGCGGCGTATCAAAGAACTCGATTTGACATGGAAAGCGGGAACTCAGCGCGCGCGACACTATTGATTCTTGGCGGCGGATTGCTGATCGGGCTGGCGATCGGCGCGATTGTGTTTATTGGCATGCCGACGCTGGCCAACAACGGTTTGGCCGCCAACGGCGGGGGCGGCGGGACTCCGGCCCCGGCCCCCATCGTCGGCTCGCCCGCGCCCGACTTCACCCTCACCAACATCAACGGCGGAACCGTCACCCTGAGCGACCTCAAAGGCAAACCCGTCCTCATCAACTTCTGGGCCACCTGGTGCGGCCCGTGCCGCGTCGAAATGCCCGCCATTCAGGCCGCCTACGACGCCAATAAAAGTGACGGCCTCACCGTGCTGGCCGTAGACGCCGACGAATCGAAAGCTGACGTGGTGGATTTCGCCAACGCTCTCGATTTATCTTTTGAGTTTCTGCTCGACCCCGGCCTGGTCGTCAACGATCTCTATCGCATCCGCGCCTACCCGTCCAGCTTCTTCGTTGGCCGCGACGGAACCATCGCCGCTTTCCAAATCGGCTCGATGACCGAATCCCAACTCGCCGACAACCTCGCCAAAATTCTAAAGTAAAAATCCCAAATCCCAAAACCCCAACTTCCAATTCTCTAATCTCCAATTCCCTAATCTCTAACCTCCAACCTCCATGACCTCCAAACCCGTCACTGGTCGCGAACGCGACTTCGTCATCTGGCTCGACAAGCAAATCTATGGCCTTAGCAAGCACTGGCTGGCCGTATTCAACACGCTCGTCCTGGTCTACGTCGGCTTGCCGTTCGTCGCCCCGGTGCTGATGAAGACCGGCCTCACCGGCCCGGCCAACCTCATCTACACCGCCTACTCGCCGCTCTGCCACCAATTCGCCTTCCGCTCCTGGTTCCTCTTCGGCAAAAACTTCTTCTATGAAGCCCCGGCTTTCAAAGCCCTCACCGGCATTGATCCTTACAACCTTCTGGATCGTTTTGCCGCCAAAGCCTTTGTCGGCAACGAGATCATGGGTTATAAGGTGGCTTACTGCGAACGCGACGTGGCGATCTATGGCGCGATCTTAGTTGCTGGCCTCATCTTCGCTATCGTTCGCGCTTCGGGAGTCAAAATCAAGCCGCTCAACATCTTCGTCTACGGCCTGGTTGGCATCGCCCCTATCGCCCTCGACGGCTTCAGCCAGTTGTTCTCCCAGCCGCCGTTCAACTTCCTGCCGTTGCGCGAGAGCACGCCCTACCTGCGCACCCTCACCGGCTTCCTGTTCGGGGCCATGAACGTCTGGCTGGCTTACCCTTACGTCGAAGACTCATTCGCCGAGATCAAAGCCGAACTGACGGCCAAGCTGACGCAGGCGGGAGAGTTGAAGACTTAACCGCTAAGACGCTAAGCGACTGTTTAATAAATGCTCCCCAACCGCGTCCTCGCGGTTGGGAACGCCCGCGAGGACGCGGGCTAAGAGCAATTTTCAAACAGCTAAGAGCACGAAGAAAACAAAATCTTTGCGTCCTTCGCGCCTTCGCGGTTCAATCCTGATCATGCTTGAACATACCTCAGGCGGCCTTAGCTACTTCACCTTCAACTCTTTCCCCAACGGCTCGCTTGCCCACGCCATCTTTGCCCGCACCGGCGGCCTCAGCCCGCAACCCTGGGCCTCGCTCAACATGAGCATCAGCACCGGCGACTCGGCGGAGAATGCGCGGGCCAACCGCTTGCGAGCCTTTGAAACACTGGCGCTTTCAGCAGAAAGCATGGCCGATGTGTGGCAGATTCATGGCACGGAGACGATCCGGATTGATCACCCACGCGGCGACGGCCCCCCGATCAAAGCCGACGGCCTCATCACCGACCGCCCCGGTGTCGCCCTCTTTCAACGTTTTGCCGACTGCGTCCCCATTCTGCTTTACGATCCCAAACGTCAGGCGCTGGGCATGGTTCACTCCGGCTGGCGCGGCACGGTAAACAAAGCGGCGGCTTCTCCGGTAAAGGCGATGGCCGAGGCTTACGGCTCGCGCCCCGCTGACCTCATCGCCGGCATCGGCCCCTCCATCGGCCCCGAACATTACGAAGTCGGCCCCGAAGTCATCGAGGCCGTTCGTCAGGGTTTCGACAACGCCGACGAATTACTGATCACCAATAACAATAAAACTCATTTCAACCTTTGGGCCGCCAACGCCCGCGTTCTGCGCGAGGCCGGGGTGGAGCAAATTGAAGTGGCCGGGCTTT
This genomic stretch from Chloroflexota bacterium harbors:
- a CDS encoding L,D-transpeptidase family protein: MAIKLSRREFIKLSSITLGAMAFGTLSPNDLRLAAPLTRLGRVTIASARVITRPNPQGEQVTYKYRDDIVEIYRAVVGEGWFPHNNVWFEIPEGYIYSSGVQPVKNETHTPITVLPEDGFYGEITVPYTESRAAADSNSPIVYRLYYSTVLKIDKIETGPDGIVWYHVEDDQGKSFWAQGRHTRLITADEIAPISPNASNKRIVADVGTHWLSAFEGKTEVFRTKIASGATFFEPDGSKRAALTPGGVHPIWSKRISRHMTGGTATNGFDLPGIGWVSYFASSGAAIHSTYWHNDYGRPRSHGCLNCPPAASKWLFRWTTPEVTYIPGNVTVEWPGGTRVEIQGTPPPLTNNEGG
- a CDS encoding TlpA family protein disulfide reductase gives rise to the protein MESGNSARATLLILGGGLLIGLAIGAIVFIGMPTLANNGLAANGGGGGTPAPAPIVGSPAPDFTLTNINGGTVTLSDLKGKPVLINFWATWCGPCRVEMPAIQAAYDANKSDGLTVLAVDADESKADVVDFANALDLSFEFLLDPGLVVNDLYRIRAYPSSFFVGRDGTIAAFQIGSMTESQLADNLAKILK
- a CDS encoding DUF2085 domain-containing protein, with product MTSKPVTGRERDFVIWLDKQIYGLSKHWLAVFNTLVLVYVGLPFVAPVLMKTGLTGPANLIYTAYSPLCHQFAFRSWFLFGKNFFYEAPAFKALTGIDPYNLLDRFAAKAFVGNEIMGYKVAYCERDVAIYGAILVAGLIFAIVRASGVKIKPLNIFVYGLVGIAPIALDGFSQLFSQPPFNFLPLRESTPYLRTLTGFLFGAMNVWLAYPYVEDSFAEIKAELTAKLTQAGELKT
- the pgeF gene encoding peptidoglycan editing factor PgeF, encoding MLEHTSGGLSYFTFNSFPNGSLAHAIFARTGGLSPQPWASLNMSISTGDSAENARANRLRAFETLALSAESMADVWQIHGTETIRIDHPRGDGPPIKADGLITDRPGVALFQRFADCVPILLYDPKRQALGMVHSGWRGTVNKAAASPVKAMAEAYGSRPADLIAGIGPSIGPEHYEVGPEVIEAVRQGFDNADELLITNNNKTHFNLWAANARVLREAGVEQIEVAGLCTACRNDLFFSHRAEAGKTGRFGAVIALR